One Thermodesulfobacteriota bacterium DNA segment encodes these proteins:
- a CDS encoding AAA family ATPase has protein sequence MDYFNILNLKKEPFSNSPDPKFFFQSRQHLGCLQKLELALRLRRGLNVIIGEVGTGKTTLCRQLIRRFTGNEEIETHLILDPFFSDTLEFLSTVHKMLKGYKPVKDSNEWQIKENIKQYLFRKGVDENKTIILIIDEGQKIPDFCLEILREFLNYETNEYKLLQIVIFAQKEFEKTIGLHDNFADRINLFHFLKPLGFRDTRLMIKFRLEQSIEQNRTYTFFTQPALWAIYWTTGGYPRKIINLCHRCIMTMIIQNRSVVNFFLVRSCIQRVFPDRVRKIKMAVASIGTVMIMVAVLFSFTELSLVKFPVVLKNKAEENRAALSGKNRISGLANPARFAGFENRTGAADSAKAIKDNRAKPSDGDTAALMEKRTPADPLNKKSNSVSIDHNFPEILGKIKLRSNQTLSGLIQTVYGSYNSRHFKSLILANPHIDDPDIVDIGQTVALPAIPANLKPLPQKVWWIKIADKNNLEDAFKILETFSHDGLAVRLIPYWNSRRGVNFTVVLKKYFLEENTAWLQLDRLPVSNLSKGKIISSWDADNVFFADPFLASASQR, from the coding sequence ATGGATTACTTTAATATTCTCAACCTTAAAAAAGAACCTTTTTCCAATTCACCGGATCCGAAATTTTTTTTTCAATCCAGGCAACACTTGGGCTGCCTGCAAAAACTGGAACTTGCCCTCAGGCTACGCAGAGGTTTGAATGTCATCATCGGGGAAGTCGGTACCGGAAAGACCACCCTTTGTCGACAGCTCATTCGCAGGTTTACCGGAAACGAGGAGATTGAAACCCATCTGATACTCGATCCTTTTTTTTCCGATACGTTAGAATTTCTTTCAACTGTCCATAAAATGCTTAAGGGATATAAACCTGTCAAGGATTCAAATGAATGGCAAATCAAAGAAAATATAAAACAGTATCTGTTTCGTAAAGGGGTCGATGAGAATAAAACAATCATTTTAATTATTGACGAAGGTCAAAAGATCCCTGATTTTTGCCTGGAAATCCTGCGGGAATTTCTTAACTATGAAACCAATGAGTATAAACTTCTCCAAATAGTTATTTTTGCTCAAAAAGAATTTGAAAAGACCATTGGCTTGCATGACAATTTTGCCGACAGGATCAATTTATTTCACTTTTTAAAGCCTCTCGGCTTTCGTGATACCCGACTGATGATTAAATTCAGACTGGAGCAGTCGATTGAACAGAACAGGACCTACACTTTTTTTACCCAACCGGCTCTTTGGGCAATTTATTGGACAACAGGCGGATATCCCAGGAAAATAATCAACCTGTGCCATAGATGTATTATGACCATGATCATTCAAAATAGATCTGTGGTTAATTTTTTCCTGGTTCGTTCATGTATCCAGCGAGTATTCCCCGATCGGGTAAGAAAAATAAAAATGGCTGTGGCCAGCATAGGCACCGTGATGATCATGGTGGCAGTGCTGTTTTCATTTACTGAGCTGAGTTTAGTTAAATTTCCGGTGGTTTTAAAAAATAAAGCTGAGGAAAACCGGGCGGCTTTGTCCGGGAAAAACCGGATTTCAGGTCTGGCAAACCCCGCACGTTTTGCCGGTTTTGAAAATAGAACGGGAGCTGCAGATTCAGCCAAAGCGATTAAAGACAACCGGGCAAAACCATCTGATGGGGATACGGCAGCCTTGATGGAAAAACGAACGCCTGCCGACCCTCTAAATAAAAAATCGAATTCTGTATCAATTGATCACAATTTTCCTGAAATTCTGGGTAAAATAAAACTACGGTCCAATCAAACCCTTTCGGGTTTAATTCAAACGGTTTATGGCAGCTATAATTCCAGACACTTTAAGTCTCTGATTCTGGCAAATCCGCATATTGATGACCCTGATATTGTTGATATCGGTCAGACAGTGGCCTTACCGGCAATTCCTGCAAATTTGAAACCACTGCCGCAAAAAGTGTGGTGGATTAAAATTGCCGATAAAAATAATCTTGAAGACGCCTTTAAAATATTAGAGACTTTTTCACATGATGGGCTGGCGGTACGGCTGATCCCCTACTGGAACAGCCGAAGAGGTGTAAATTTTACGGTGGTTCTTAAAAAGTATTTTTTAGAAGAAAATACTGCTTGGTTGCAACTAGACAGACTTCCGGTTTCCAATTTATCAAAAGGAAAAATAATATCATCGTGGGATGCGGATAATGTTTTTTTTGCCGATCCATTTCTGGCAAGCGCATCGCAGAGGTAA
- a CDS encoding GspE/PulE family protein: protein MRVKKRLGEILVEGGLITEKQLESALPQQKKRKVKLGQFFVQQGILTETQIVKVVSSQLKIEEYSALKYTLDPELAHIIPADMAYKYQIAPLKKTGLLLTIAMLDPMDINSIDAMEVYTNSEIETVICTEQDLNQLHSGLYGSYSGIGGVLDDMEDMQYDKETDKTEITEDVEVSSLQGMAEEAPVIRLVNSILSQGVREGASDLHISPEKNYVQVRFRVDGKLHEVPAPPKSMFLPIISRLKILANMDISISRIPQDGRFTVKMKNKEINIRTSTMPSIYGENMVLRLLDTSGGILSLERLGMSEDDRKKIEKMIRKPYGMILSTGPTGSGKSTSLYSILKNINKPDINIITVEDPVEYRIEKIRQIQLNRKAGMTFADGLRSILRQDPDVIMVGEIRDAETATIAVQAALTGHRVFSTLHTNDAAGAITRFVDMGVEPFLVSSVMIASFAQRLVRTVCPQCKKPFKPPEKMLEFWGLENAENTNFVKGKGCFNCLNTGYKGRTGIYEVLVIDDMIQKLILKNSTSQEITRAAIEAGTLNTLKKNAAEKVRQGITTFEEASSAVLV from the coding sequence ATGAGAGTAAAAAAAAGACTTGGAGAAATTCTTGTTGAAGGTGGACTGATAACGGAAAAACAACTTGAATCAGCGCTGCCTCAACAGAAAAAAAGAAAGGTAAAACTCGGGCAGTTCTTTGTTCAACAGGGGATTCTCACCGAAACACAAATTGTTAAAGTGGTTTCCAGCCAGTTAAAAATTGAGGAATATTCCGCATTAAAATATACCTTAGATCCTGAATTGGCACATATCATTCCGGCAGACATGGCCTATAAATACCAGATCGCACCGTTGAAAAAGACCGGATTGCTGTTGACAATTGCCATGCTTGATCCCATGGATATCAATTCCATTGATGCCATGGAAGTCTATACCAATAGTGAAATTGAAACGGTTATTTGTACAGAACAGGATCTCAATCAGCTCCATTCGGGGCTTTACGGTTCTTACTCCGGTATCGGCGGTGTTCTTGATGATATGGAAGACATGCAATATGATAAGGAAACCGACAAAACAGAAATTACCGAAGATGTAGAGGTCAGTTCACTTCAGGGTATGGCCGAGGAAGCACCTGTGATTCGACTGGTAAATTCAATTCTTTCCCAGGGTGTGCGTGAAGGCGCCAGTGACTTACATATCAGTCCTGAAAAGAACTACGTTCAGGTCCGGTTCCGAGTAGATGGAAAGCTGCATGAGGTGCCGGCACCACCAAAATCAATGTTCCTTCCGATCATATCCAGGCTCAAGATTCTGGCAAATATGGATATTTCAATATCCAGAATCCCCCAGGACGGTAGATTTACCGTTAAGATGAAAAATAAGGAAATAAATATCAGAACGTCCACCATGCCTTCAATTTATGGCGAAAATATGGTTCTTCGTCTTCTGGATACGAGCGGTGGTATTTTGTCACTGGAAAGACTGGGTATGTCTGAAGATGACAGAAAAAAGATCGAAAAAATGATCCGAAAGCCATACGGGATGATTCTAAGCACCGGCCCCACCGGAAGCGGGAAAAGCACCAGTCTGTATTCAATTTTAAAAAATATCAACAAACCGGATATAAACATCATTACCGTGGAGGACCCGGTCGAATACAGAATTGAAAAAATACGGCAGATCCAGCTGAACCGGAAAGCAGGGATGACCTTTGCCGATGGTCTCAGATCCATTCTTCGACAGGATCCCGATGTCATCATGGTTGGTGAAATTCGTGACGCCGAAACCGCCACTATCGCGGTTCAAGCCGCATTAACCGGACACAGGGTTTTTAGCACTCTGCATACGAATGATGCTGCCGGTGCAATTACAAGATTTGTTGATATGGGGGTAGAGCCCTTTCTGGTGTCCTCGGTTATGATCGCTTCATTTGCCCAGCGCCTGGTTCGAACCGTATGTCCGCAGTGTAAGAAGCCTTTTAAACCACCTGAGAAAATGCTTGAATTCTGGGGGTTGGAAAACGCAGAGAATACAAATTTCGTGAAAGGAAAGGGATGCTTTAACTGCCTGAACACCGGATATAAGGGACGAACCGGTATATATGAGGTGCTGGTGATTGATGATATGATACAAAAACTGATATTAAAAAACAGCACTTCGCAGGAAATTACTCGCGCGGCCATTGAGGCCGGAACGCTGAATACGCTTAAGAAAAATGCAGCAGAAAAAGTAAGACAGGGGATCACCACCTTTGAAGAGGCAAGCTCTGCGGTGCTTGTTTAG
- a CDS encoding type II secretion system F family protein — protein sequence MPIFSYNALAEDGRAQKGSIEAESLEAANSLLSSRGLMPTTVKEEAGAAIGFTWKSIQEQMTPIKAPDLILFTKQFRTMIRAGVSMMQILHILQQQTENMKLKKILGKMQKDVNEGLSLHEAFEKHPKVFSVLYCSMVEAGEASGALPEILDRLTYIIEHEYKVKSDIKSALQYPIVVVSFLVIAFIVLLTFVIPKFVNIFANAGLKLPLPTKLCMALYQFMSHYWVLIIGGIFIGVALLVLFLRTKRGQFIKDALFLKVPIVGQLLLKAAISRFASIFAILHSSGVDILDSMDILSGTIGNAAVAHELEGIKNRLEEGRGIAGPLMAAKYFTPMMINMVAIGEETGNLQDMLQEASDHYDTEVEYSMKKMSEAIGPMLTVGLAAVIGFFALAIFLPMWDLTTMVK from the coding sequence ATGCCGATTTTTTCATATAATGCCCTGGCAGAAGACGGCAGGGCGCAAAAAGGTTCCATCGAGGCGGAGTCACTTGAAGCGGCAAACAGCCTGCTTTCTTCCAGAGGGTTAATGCCCACCACAGTCAAAGAAGAAGCAGGTGCTGCGATCGGCTTTACCTGGAAGTCTATTCAGGAGCAAATGACACCCATAAAGGCCCCTGACCTTATTCTTTTTACCAAACAGTTTCGTACCATGATACGTGCAGGTGTGTCGATGATGCAAATATTGCATATTTTGCAGCAGCAAACCGAAAACATGAAACTTAAAAAAATATTGGGTAAAATGCAGAAGGATGTCAATGAGGGTTTGAGCCTTCATGAGGCCTTTGAAAAACACCCCAAGGTGTTTTCCGTGCTGTACTGCAGTATGGTGGAAGCCGGTGAAGCCAGTGGCGCTCTTCCGGAAATCCTCGACCGCCTGACCTATATCATCGAACACGAATATAAGGTCAAGTCAGATATTAAATCGGCCCTTCAGTATCCGATTGTGGTGGTTTCTTTTCTGGTTATTGCCTTTATTGTCCTGTTAACCTTTGTTATCCCAAAATTCGTGAATATTTTTGCCAATGCCGGCTTAAAGCTTCCCCTGCCGACCAAGTTATGCATGGCCTTATACCAGTTTATGAGCCATTACTGGGTCCTTATTATTGGCGGAATATTTATCGGGGTTGCACTGCTTGTCCTGTTTTTAAGGACCAAGCGGGGACAGTTTATAAAGGATGCTTTATTTTTAAAAGTACCGATTGTCGGGCAGTTATTGCTAAAGGCCGCTATTTCACGCTTTGCCAGCATATTTGCCATACTGCATTCAAGTGGGGTCGATATCCTTGACTCTATGGACATTCTATCCGGAACCATTGGCAACGCTGCTGTTGCCCACGAACTGGAAGGGATCAAAAATCGTCTGGAGGAGGGGAGAGGGATTGCCGGGCCTCTGATGGCTGCAAAGTATTTTACCCCCATGATGATTAATATGGTTGCCATCGGAGAGGAAACAGGAAACCTTCAAGACATGCTTCAAGAAGCATCCGACCATTATGACACCGAGGTCGAATATTCCATGAAGAAGATGTCCGAGGCCATCGGGCCCATGCTGACAGTCGGTCTTGCCGCTGTGATCGGTTTTTTTGCCCTGGCCATTTTTCTACCCATGTGGGATTTGACCACAATGGTGAAATAG
- a CDS encoding sigma-54 dependent transcriptional regulator: MITQYIKRLQKHPQYHISLYIIIPFIYAGFTILAAIVAYSLTRYDLIHGIGFKNAVFWATSLVGFFASLTGFILVRLMLKPVEKFVEKAKNLPNISNSENQKESDKSLDQIQKFTNVFNQVTNVLSRIDARHFFPKIIGESLAMRSLLSLIMKVAPTDSTVLILGESGTGKELVATSIYEQSLRKNKPFIKLNCAAIPEELLESELFGHEKGAFTGATTSKSGKFDMANGGTIFLDEIGDMPFNLQAKILRVIQEREFYRVGGTWTIKVNVRFIASTNQNLEQMVKQGSFREDLFYRLNVFSLHLPPLRERKEDIPIIVDHFLEKSAKPVSISSTALQMLAANSWPGNIRELQNTIEHAAVICDGDFIEPEHLPISITGAFINSGEDLPPLPANATLDQKLNEIEKEMIIEALRKTGGVQIRATELLGINQRSLWHRIKKHQIDVKSIKNDNI, from the coding sequence ATGATCACTCAATACATCAAAAGGCTCCAGAAGCATCCGCAATACCACATCAGCCTTTATATTATCATTCCTTTTATATATGCCGGGTTTACCATACTGGCGGCAATTGTGGCTTACAGCCTGACCAGATACGACCTTATCCACGGGATTGGCTTTAAAAATGCTGTTTTCTGGGCAACCTCTCTCGTCGGCTTTTTTGCTTCTTTAACCGGGTTTATCCTTGTTCGTTTGATGCTGAAACCGGTGGAAAAGTTTGTGGAAAAAGCAAAGAACCTTCCCAATATTTCGAACTCCGAAAACCAGAAAGAAAGCGATAAATCACTCGACCAAATTCAAAAGTTCACCAATGTTTTTAATCAGGTGACTAACGTACTGAGCCGAATAGACGCCAGGCATTTCTTCCCTAAAATCATTGGCGAGAGCCTGGCCATGCGAAGTCTTTTAAGCCTGATTATGAAAGTGGCACCGACCGATTCCACCGTCCTTATACTTGGTGAAAGCGGAACAGGTAAGGAGCTGGTGGCAACGAGCATCTATGAGCAAAGCCTTCGCAAAAACAAACCGTTTATTAAATTAAACTGTGCGGCCATACCGGAAGAACTTTTGGAAAGCGAACTTTTCGGCCATGAGAAAGGGGCCTTTACCGGGGCGACCACCTCTAAAAGCGGCAAATTCGATATGGCCAATGGTGGCACCATATTTCTGGATGAAATTGGTGACATGCCCTTTAACCTTCAGGCCAAAATCCTCCGCGTGATCCAGGAACGGGAATTTTATCGTGTGGGCGGGACCTGGACGATCAAGGTAAATGTTCGTTTTATTGCTTCAACCAATCAAAATCTTGAGCAAATGGTAAAACAGGGAAGTTTCAGGGAGGATCTTTTTTATCGTTTAAATGTATTTTCGCTCCACCTGCCCCCCTTAAGGGAAAGAAAGGAAGATATACCAATTATTGTGGATCACTTTCTGGAAAAATCCGCAAAACCTGTTTCAATTTCATCCACGGCATTGCAGATGCTGGCGGCAAATTCATGGCCGGGAAATATAAGAGAGCTGCAGAACACCATTGAACACGCTGCGGTGATCTGTGATGGGGATTTTATTGAGCCTGAACACCTGCCGATATCAATCACCGGTGCGTTCATCAATAGTGGAGAAGACCTTCCCCCTCTACCTGCCAATGCCACCCTGGACCAAAAGCTCAATGAAATCGAAAAAGAAATGATTATCGAGGCGTTAAGAAAAACAGGGGGGGTTCAGATCAGGGCCACGGAACTCTTAGGGATCAATCAAAGAAGCCTGTGGCACCGGATCAAAAAACATCAGATCGACGTAAAAAGCATCAAAAATGACAATATTTAA
- a CDS encoding type II secretion system protein has protein sequence MNKTRNKRLLKNQEGFTLVEIIAVLIILGILAAVAVPRYIDLESNAKDRAIDAGVSELNGRENLNWANIKIQTGAPENDGDMETACWNAMTPIELGDDYDESALGAGGGNLDFKGTAVSLTRTAATLITPGLWVRTPPGP, from the coding sequence ATGAACAAAACAAGAAACAAAAGACTGTTAAAAAACCAGGAGGGTTTTACTTTAGTCGAGATCATTGCGGTATTGATCATCCTGGGTATCTTGGCCGCTGTTGCCGTGCCCAGGTATATTGATCTTGAGTCAAATGCCAAGGATAGAGCAATCGATGCCGGAGTGTCTGAATTAAACGGAAGAGAAAATCTGAACTGGGCGAATATTAAAATACAAACCGGAGCACCTGAGAACGATGGTGATATGGAAACTGCTTGTTGGAATGCCATGACTCCTATTGAACTTGGAGATGACTATGATGAGTCTGCCCTTGGAGCAGGCGGAGGTAATCTCGATTTTAAAGGCACTGCTGTTTCCCTGACAAGGACAGCCGCAACTCTCATTACACCTGGCCTCTGGGTTAGGACTCCGCCAGGTCCATAA
- a CDS encoding prepilin-type N-terminal cleavage/methylation domain-containing protein yields the protein MRPFLKRSQGFTLIEIMAVLVIMGVMASVAARKINDISGTAELRALETGIVELNAREMLYWTNAKFAPGGWGGNGGDTGVWAVMALDTDVGTEYSWTVGPDRLAGGTLSFGSQSIPLNRAVSTNIAAARWSS from the coding sequence ATGAGACCATTTCTTAAAAGAAGTCAAGGCTTCACGCTGATTGAAATCATGGCCGTGCTGGTGATCATGGGTGTGATGGCATCGGTGGCAGCCAGAAAGATAAATGATATTAGCGGGACTGCAGAGTTACGCGCATTGGAAACCGGCATAGTGGAACTTAATGCCCGGGAGATGTTGTATTGGACAAACGCCAAATTTGCTCCGGGTGGCTGGGGTGGCAATGGTGGTGATACTGGGGTATGGGCGGTTATGGCTCTAGATACAGACGTTGGTACTGAGTATTCCTGGACAGTTGGTCCGGATCGTCTTGCCGGCGGAACACTCAGTTTCGGATCACAATCAATTCCTTTAAACCGGGCTGTCTCTACAAACATAGCAGCAGCCAGGTGGTCGTCATAA
- a CDS encoding sigma-70 family RNA polymerase sigma factor, translated as MNKRQENETIENVLNGDREKFALLVDRYKGPVYNLVYRLTGSRDDAEDLAQEIFLKAYQSLNSFKIKRRFFPWLYTIAVNLTRNHLKKKKPILVKNVDRLPADKTSPEQAVSHQQEAEALARYIQRLPVSLREAIILRYYHYLHFEDISQILCISLSAAKMRVYRGLKKLEILMNKNTK; from the coding sequence ATGAATAAAAGACAAGAAAATGAAACCATTGAAAACGTTTTAAACGGAGATAGGGAAAAGTTTGCACTTCTTGTGGATCGATACAAAGGGCCTGTTTACAACCTGGTGTATCGGTTGACCGGCAGCCGTGATGATGCAGAAGATCTGGCCCAGGAAATTTTTTTAAAGGCTTATCAATCTTTAAACAGTTTTAAAATAAAACGGAGGTTTTTTCCCTGGCTTTATACCATTGCTGTCAATTTAACCCGAAATCACTTAAAAAAGAAAAAGCCAATACTAGTTAAAAACGTCGATCGTTTACCAGCCGATAAAACTAGTCCTGAACAGGCGGTTTCTCATCAACAGGAAGCCGAAGCGTTGGCCCGATATATTCAAAGACTACCTGTTTCTCTAAGGGAAGCGATCATTTTAAGATATTATCATTATTTGCACTTTGAAGATATTTCCCAGATATTATGCATATCCTTGAGCGCGGCAAAAATGAGAGTTTATCGCGGGTTAAAAAAACTGGAAATTTTGATGAACAAAAATACCAAATAA
- a CDS encoding type II secretion system protein, translating to MGIKNNLGFTAIEIITVMIVMGIISAFVIGRAMDDEPELIAQKEVLKVHLRYAQSRAMNSNDNYGIQSDSTGHSYWLFRYNGTSGLVRVNFPGEQLDHISLSTLGLSMNADFLISFDSRGIPYTDNLGTLQVGDRTLTLSSGSGNETIIITQNTGFIQ from the coding sequence ATGGGTATAAAAAACAATTTAGGCTTTACGGCCATAGAAATTATAACAGTCATGATTGTCATGGGCATCATCAGTGCCTTTGTCATCGGACGTGCTATGGATGATGAGCCGGAGTTAATCGCCCAGAAGGAAGTTCTCAAAGTACACCTGCGGTACGCCCAGTCCAGAGCCATGAATTCAAATGATAATTACGGCATTCAATCCGATTCAACCGGTCATTCTTACTGGCTCTTCAGATATAATGGAACTTCCGGACTTGTCAGGGTCAATTTTCCGGGCGAACAGTTGGATCATATAAGCCTTTCGACGCTTGGGCTTTCCATGAATGCTGATTTCCTTATTTCTTTTGACTCAAGGGGGATACCGTATACGGACAATTTAGGCACCCTGCAAGTAGGAGACAGGACATTAACATTGTCTTCAGGCTCAGGTAACGAAACAATTATCATAACACAAAATACAGGATTCATTCAATGA
- a CDS encoding type II secretion system protein yields MRTKLYLFTKNQGFTLLEVVITLIVGSILGTILVQFMGTSMKNSFEPVVMVQEANGVHEIMEKLNSVYKMRLMTSADNPLADFKTDVETGMNPPLAPVIGHYTVNETRYITFTGGVEDAADDPSPDPRVLKVTITHGGQSLTALFTK; encoded by the coding sequence ATGAGGACAAAATTATATTTGTTTACTAAAAACCAGGGATTTACTCTTTTGGAGGTGGTCATTACCCTGATTGTGGGGTCAATTTTGGGCACCATTCTGGTCCAGTTTATGGGAACCAGCATGAAAAATAGCTTTGAACCGGTTGTTATGGTTCAGGAGGCCAATGGCGTTCATGAAATCATGGAAAAGTTGAATTCGGTTTATAAAATGAGGCTGATGACTTCAGCCGACAATCCTCTGGCTGATTTTAAAACGGATGTGGAAACCGGAATGAATCCACCGCTTGCTCCCGTCATCGGACATTACACAGTTAATGAGACAAGGTATATTACCTTTACCGGCGGGGTAGAAGATGCAGCAGATGACCCTTCACCAGATCCACGAGTTTTAAAGGTAACCATTACCCATGGAGGGCAGAGCCTGACGGCGCTATTTACAAAGTAA